A stretch of DNA from Microbacterium saperdae:
TCGAACGCGAACGCGATGAGCGCCGCCTTCGAGCGCCCGTACTGCCGCAGGGAGGATCCCCGCCACGGGTCGGAGAGCGTGGCGGGGTCGATGGCGGCGAAACGGTGGGCGAGCGACCCGACCGCGACCACCCTGGCGTCCTCCGCCAGGGTGTGCTCGAGCTGGGCGATGAGCGCGAAGTGACCGAGGAAGTTCGTGCCCACCATCAGGTCGAGCCCATCGCTGGTGCGGGCCTCGCGCTGCGCGGCTTTGACCCCGGCGTTGCAGATGACGGCGTCGAGTCGTTCGTCGAGACCGGATGCCGCCTCGGCGACGCTCGCGAGGGACCCGAGATCGAGGGGGAGGATGCCCAGATCGGCCTGGGGCACCTGCGACCTGACCGCATCCACGGCCTGCTGTGCGCGCTCGGGCGACCGGCATCCCAGCACGACGCGGGCCCCTCGTGCCGCGAGCTGCTCGACGCACCAGTAGCCGATCCCCGCGTTCGCGCCGGTGACGAGGATCGTGCGGCCATGCAGTTCGGCGGAGGCATCCATCCCCTCAACCTACGCGAGCAGCGTCTCGCCGATGAAGCCGCCCTCGCGGCATCCCGGTGGCACGGCGAAGACGGCGGAGCCGATCGGCGTGGTCCATTCATTGAGCAGGTCGAGTTCGTCGAGCCGCCGCTGCATCGGCGTGAACTGGCGGTCGACGTCGGCCTGGAACGACACGAAGATCAGACCGGACTCCGAGACGCTGCTCCCGGCCGGTCTCTCGTCGTAGTTGTAGGCGCGACGGAAGATCTGCTCTCCGTCCTCGCCCCGCGCGCGCCGGATGTGCGCGAACTGCGGGATGACGGGGAAGCCGATCGCGGTCGTGGCCGCGAAGTCGGGTTCGTCGAACTCCTTCTGCCCGGTCAGCGGAGCGCCGTTCACCAGGTTGCGTCCGACCGACGCCTCTCGTCCGCTGCGGTCCAAGCGATCCCACTTGTCGAGGTCCATCCGGATGCGGCGGATCACGGCGCCCGTACCACCGGCCAGCCAGCCGTCATCCGACCACACCACGGCGTCGAAGCCCTTCGTTCCCGGCAGCGGGTTCGTGGTGCCGTCGACCTGGCCGAACAGGTTGCGCATGGTGGTTCCGGGGCGCTCCGTGCCATAGGCACGGCGGAATCCGTTCTGGCTCCACCGCAGGCTCGTGAAGCTGCGGGTGTCCTTCAGCAGCATGCGTGCCGCGTGCGCCACGGTCAGCGGATCGTCGCCGGCGATCTGCAGCAGCAGGTCACCGTCGCTGAACTCCGGCTGGAGTCGGTCGACCGTGAACGCGGGGAGCGGCGCGAGCCAGGACGGCCCGGTCCCTGCCGCGCGCGCGACGAGGCCAGGGCCGAATCCGAAGGTCACGGTCAGACGCGCCGGGGCCATCGCGAGCTCGGGCTCCGAGTCCGCCAGCGCCGGGGTGCCCTGAGTGAGCCGGGCGGCGTCGTCCGTGAGGATGCGCAGCAACCGGGTGAGTCCTTCACGGTCGGTCGTGGCGAGGAGGTCGAGCCCCAGGAACAGACCGTGCGCCTGCGCCGGGGTGTCGATCCCTGCCTGGTGGACGCCGAAGAAGGGGACGACCTCGTCTCCGTTCATCGGTGTCGTCGGCGTGGGCGCCGGAGTGTCCTGTCGATTGAGCGCGTAGTCGACACCGATCGCCGCGGCCGCGCCGACGCCGGCGACAGCTCCTCCGAGGAGGAACTGCCGCCGGGTCGACCCGGTGCGATCGGAGCGCGCGCCCTCAGCGGGCGCCGGCATCAGTGATCCATGCCCTCGTGCTCGTCGCCGTCCTCGTAGTTCTCGTTCGCGCCCGAGTAGTCCTTCACGGGAGCGGTGAACTCGTACGTCGAGTCGTCGGAGAACGTCAGGGTGACGGTGACCTCTGCCCCGGCCTGCAGCGGTGCCGCCAGGTCCATGAGCATGATGTGGCTGGCTCCGGGCTCGAGGAGAAGGGAGCCTCCGGCCGGGATCACGAACCCGCCCTCGATCTCGCGCATGACCATCTCGCCGGCCTCGTTCTCCACGGTCTCGTGCAGCTCGACCATGCTCGACGCGGCCGTCTCGGCGGAGACCACGGTGACGTCCTCCGCGCCGGCGTTGGTGAGGGTGCCGAACGCTGCTGACATGCCCTCTTCCGCGGACTTCACCCACGCGTCCTCGATCGTGATCGAGTCGCCCGCTGGAGCGGATTCCGATTCGGACGGAGCGCTCGTGGCGGCGCATCCGGTGAGCGCGAGCAGCGAGACCGCGACGAGTGCGCCGAGTCGCGAGAGGGGCTTCAGGGAAGTGGTGTTCATGGGATGACCTTTCACAGTTTTCGTTCTGGGGTGCCGTCGCTCTCGGGCACCTCAGTTGCCGTCCGTGGACGGCGAAGGAATCGATGGAGGGCGAACGCGGCGACGGCGATGACCGCCCCGCCTCCGCCGATGAGCAGCGCGCGAGGCACGCCGCCCGGTTCCTGAGTGGTCTGATCCCCGGGGTCCTCTGCATCAGCGGCGGTCTCTCCGCCGCCTGCTCCCTGCATCGCCATCGGCTCCGCATCTCCGATCGTGAACGGGACGATGCCCGAGATCGGATGCCCGTCTTCCGAGACGACCTGCCACCGCACCTGGTAGCCGGCAGCCGGCATACCCGGATCGACGTCGACGGTCACGGTGTTGCCCGTGACCGCGACATCATCGCCGGCCCAGTCGCGCCCGTCCTCATCGATCACGATGACCACGGCACCCGTGGTCGAGTCGCCGAGCGTCAGCAGCTCGCCGGAGAACGTCAGGACGATGCTCTCGGGGGCGGCGGCCAGCCGCTCGTCGACTTGCGGGGTGCTGTGGACCAGGGCGTCGTGGGCGGATGCCGGCAGAGCCGTCGCGAGAACCGCGACCGCTGCCACCGTCACCCCCACCGTCCAGCGGCGGACAGGAGACATGATGAAGGACCTCTCGACTGGCGTCGTCGAGCGACGCCGCACGTGCGTTCGGAGCGCGCGCTCGGAGGAGACTCCGGGCGGGCGCGGATCACCACCGGCACGGACAGCCGGGGCGTGGATCAGACCGCGAGGTGCGAGGGCGGGGCGCGTCCGCGAAGGGTCGCGAGAAGAGGGGTGCTGCGCAGCGCATCGATCCTCGCGCCGAGGGCGGTGCGCGTCGCACGATGAGGGACGGGTGCGGCCAGGACGGCATCGATGCGTCGCTGCACCCACCGGATGCTCTGCTGTGCGAGGTCGCGCAGACCGAGCAGCAGGCGCTCGCCGCGGTACAGGGCGACGATCGTGACCAGGGCGGCGAAGGCGTGGCCGACCCACATGGTGGCGTCGAGGGCGACGACGGTCTCGGCGCTGCCGGCGATCGCGGGAAGGACGACGGGAGATCCGTGCACGTGCGGCGCGACGACGCCCGCGGAGGACACCGTCCCCAGCACGAAGAGCATGTGGAAGAGGAACTGGCTGATCGCGACCGAGAACGTGAGCCTCAGTGCGGAGAGCCGACGTCCGGCGAGCAGCACGCACACCATGAACGAGAGGACCCAGGGAACCGCGATGCCCAGAGGCCCCGGCATCGCGCCGCCGGCGGAGACGTGGCCGGCGAGCGCGGCGAAGATCGCCACGGACGACGCCGCGAACCCGCGCAGGACCGCGGGTCTCCTGGACTGATGCACGATCCCCATTCTGTCAGGCGGATGTCTACTCGATAGACTCCACGCATGCGGATCCGCCCGATCGATCTCGTCGATGTCCTGGTGTATCTCGTGGTCCTCGGAGCCTTCAGCCAGCTCTTCCCCGCCGTGATCTCCGAGACGTTCCTGCTGGCTCTCCTCACCGCGATCCTCTTGAAGATCGTGCTCGAGATCGTCGTGTGGGTGAAGTCGAAGGCGCTTGCGCGCGTCCGCTCCGAGGGGGCCGTCGCCTCCCGGGTGATCGGCGTCGTCGTCCTTGTCCTGGTGCTCCCGGGGAGCAAGTTCCTCGTGCTGGAGCTCGTCGACCTCGTCTTCGGCGATGCCGTGCAGCTCGGGGGCTTCTTCCTCGTCACCCTGCTGATCATCGTCCTCATGCTGTCGCGCGGCGCCGTACGTCGACTGCTCGCCCGCTCAGAACCCGCCCCCTCGATCCCGGAGTCCTCATGACCGCTGCGGCAACGCCCTCCGTCCTCTTCGTCTGCGTGCACAACGCGGGTCGCTCGCAGATGGCGGCCGGCTTCCTGCGCGAGATCGCGGGCGATCGCATCGAGGTGCGCTCGGCAGGCTCGATGCCCGCCGATCAGATCAACCCTGTCGCCGTCGCGGCGATGCAGGAGGTGGGGATCGACATCACCACCGAGCAGCCCAAGATCCTGACGACCGAAGCCGTGCAGGCGTCGGACGTGGTCATCACGATGGGGTGCGGCGACGCCTGCCCGTTCTTCCCCGGCAAGCGCTACGAGGACTGGGCGCTCGACGATCCGGCCGGCCAGGGGATCGACGCCGTGCGACCGATCCGCGATGACATCCGTGCGCGCATCGAAGTGCTGGTCTCGGAGCTCATCGCACCCTGACCGCGCTCAGTGCGCGTGGTGGTCGTGCGCGTGGTGGTCGTGCTCGTCTTCGAGGAGCATGCCCACCGACGTGGCGCAGGCGTCGCCCCTCCAGGCCTCCAGGCCCTCGCGCACGGCGAAGGCCGCGATGACGAGACCGGCCACGGCATCCGCCCACCACCATCCGAACAGGGTGTTCGCGACGAGCCCGATGAGGACGGCGGCCGACAGGTAGGTGCAGATCAGTGTCTGCTTCGAGTCGGCGACCGCGGTCGCGGACCCGATCTCCCGGCCGGCCCGACGTTCCGCGAGAGAAAGGAAGGGCATCACGGCCACGCTGATCGCCGTCAGCACGATGCCCACGGCGCTGTGCTCCGGACGCTGGGCTGTCACGAGGGACAGCACCGAGGTCGCGGTGACGTAGATCGCGAGGGCGAAGAACGCCACCGCGATCACGCGCAGCGTGGGCTTCTCCCAACGTTCCGGATCACGGCGGGTGAACTGCCAGGCGACGGCGGCGGCCGAGAGCACCTCGATCGTGGAGTCGAGTCCGAAACCGATCAGAGCGGCAGACGACGCGACCGAGCCGGCAGTGATCGCGATGACCGCTTCGATCAGGTTGTACCCGATCGTGATCGCCACGATCAGACGGATGCGCCGGTGCAGGGTCTCGCGCCGTGCCGAGGAGACAGTGGTCGACATCAGCAGGTGCACCCGTCGCCCGAGCAGCAGTCGGGTTCGACGATCAGCACCACGCGCATCAGCTCGTTCAGGGCAGGTGCGAGGTGCTCATCGGCCAGCTGGTACCGGCTGCGGCGGCCGTCCGGCACGCTCTCGACCAGGCCGCATCCGCGCAGGCAGGCCAGGTGGTTCGACATCACCTGACGAGAGACCCCCAGGGAGTCCGCGAGGTCGGCCGGGTACGAGGCGTTCTCCCGCAGTGCGAGCAGGATGCCGGCGCGGGTGGGGTCGGAGAGCGCGTGTCCGAGGCGGGCGACGGCGGCGGTGTGCGTCAGAGAAGCGGGTGCGGTGATCACGGTATCGAGAGTACAGATAATCCTGAATTCAGGCAATTGTGAATGAAGGTCGTGACAGTTGTCACCACGACCGATGACGGCAGGACACTTCTGGGCGGATGTCGTCGGTGATGTGCTGAGAGGACACTGCCGGTCCGGTGCCCCCGGACCCCGATCGATCGGAACCCATGCGGAAGTTCGCGAAGTCCCTGCTCATCACCATCGGCGTCATCGTCGCCATCCCCGTGCTCGCTGTCGCGACCACGGCGATCGTGAACGTCATCGCCACGCAGGTGGAGTCCACCCAGATCACCGCTTACGGGGAGGGGGTGGAGGTCGACGGCAGGACCATGAACGTCGTGGTCGAAGGCGACGGCGAGGAGACGATCGTGCTGCTGCCCGGCCTCGGCACGGCGTCGCCCGGACTCGACTTCCAGCCGCTGACGGACGAGCTGGCGAAGGACCACCGCGTGGTCGTCGTGGAGCCCTTCGGCACCGGACTCAGCGACGCCACCGACAGCCCGCGCACGGCCGAGAACATCACGGAGGAGATCCATGAGGCGCTCCAGCAGCTCCGCGTCACGAAGTACACGCTGATGGCGCACTCCATCGGCGGCATCTATGCGCTGACCTACAGCGCCGCGTACCCCGACGAGCTCACGGCCTTCGTGGGCATCGACAACAGCGTGCCGGATCAGGCGGGCGCCGACGAGCCGATTCCGACAGACGCCATGGTGGTGCTGCGCAACCTCGGCATCACCCGACTGCTCGCCGTGATCGCGGGCGACCCCTACGACGGACTGCCCTACGACGACGAGTCCCGGCGGCAGATGGCGATGCTGAGCGCGAAGAACGCGGGAGCCCCCACCATGATCGACGAGGTCGAACACACCCCGGGCAACTTCGCCGCGGTGAGCGGGGCGGTCTTCCCGGCCGACCTGCCGGTGCTGGAGTTCGTCAGCGCGAACGACACCGCGGAGTGGATCGAGATCCACGAGAAGCAGGCGGCGAGCGTGGAGCACGGCGAGGTCGTGGTCCTCGACGGACCGCACTACCTGCACCACGAGCTGTCGCCGGAGATCGCCCAGCGGACCACCGCGTTCCTCTCGGCGCTGTCTGACTGACCCCTGCAGCGGTTGCCGACCTCGTCGTGGACGGGTCGGCAACCGCTTTCGTGTACCCGCTCCCTCACGGAACCGCCCGCGGATCGTCATCCTCCGTGATCCATCGCCGGGATGCCGCCCGGACCATCGCCGGGACCGCCGCCGGAGACGCCGCACGGTACGGGAGGACGACAACGAAGGATGCCGGGCGCAGCACGCCTCGCGCCCCGACAACGCAGAACACCCCCGCCGACCCGACGGGGGTGTTCTGCGTGTGGTCCGGTCAGCTGACGGCGTAGACCGCGCTGCCGACGATCACGGCGACGATCGTGGTCCAGCCGACGATCGCGACAGCCTGCCAGAGGAGGATGCGCGCCTTGCCGATCCCCGCAGCCGCGAGCATCGTCGCGGTGAAGTGGGTGGGGAGGAGGAGCGGGCCGAGAAGGCTCACCCCGGGAACGCCGTAGCGCTCGAACGCACGCTGGAACTTCTCCGTGCGGGCGGCGCTGCGGCCCGCCTCGGGGGAGGGCGTCTCGTCGACGAGCGGCGCTCCACCACCGGCGATCACGGACTCGCGGCTGCGCGCCCGGTTGACGATCGCCTGGCGGGCTCCGGAGCTCGCGAGCACGAGGATCGCGACGCAGACGAAGTTTCCGATCATGGCGGCGATGGCGGCGATCACGGGAGGGATGCCGCCGATGATGCCGATACCCGCGGCACCTTCGCCCTCGATGAACGGGATGGCGCCGGCGAGAGCGACGATGAGCGGCTGCACGAGATCCGGGACCTGGGCGACCAGGTTCTGGAAGGTTTCGATGAGGTTCATGGTGATGCTCCTGGATGTCGGTGCAACGGTCTCCCCGTCGCGATGATCCCAGTCCATCGCGATGGTGCGTCGAGCGGCAGTGCCGAGCTGTCACCTCTTTCCGGGTGGATCGCACGTGCAATCCGTGACAACTGTCACGCCCGTATCGTGGGTGGGGTGAGCAGCCCTGACGCGCCCCTCGACCCCGCCGCTCCGACGCCGGGGGCCCGACAGCTGTCCCGTGGCGTCACCGCGACCTGGTGGTACACGGCGACGGCGGTCATCGCCTTCGAGCTGGCGCTGATCGGGCTGTGGACCGGCGTCGCGGTGGCCGTCGATCTGCGGGCGTTCGTCGGCATCGTCGTGGGCGGCGGCGGGCTGCTCTGGATCGCCTCCACGATTCCGCTGCTCGTCGACTATCGGCATCGGCTCGACGCGGAACCGGGTGTGCGCTGGGCGCGCCTGATCGTGCCGCTGCTGGTCGCCCTGGCATATGGGATCGCGGCGGGAGTCGTCGCCGGGAGCTGGCAGCTGATGCTGATGCCGATCGCCCAGTCGCTCGTGCTGTTGAACTGGCCGCGTGGCGTGCGCTACCGGGTGGTCATCGCCATGACCGTGGCCCTGGCCTGCGTCGCCGTGGTCGATTCGAACTTCGACGTCTCGGACGAGATCCCGCTGCTGTTCCCGGTGGTCTACACGGTGCTGTTGCCGATCATGACCGTGAGCTCGCTGTGGTGGTGGGACGTGCTGATCACGCTCGACAGGGCGCGGGCTTCGGAGGCGCGCCTCGCCGCGACCCAGGAGCGGCTGCGTGTCGCGACCGACGTGCACGACCTCCAGGGCCATCATCTGCAGGTGGTGGCGCTGCAGCTGGAACTCGCGGAAAGACTGATGCCGCAGGATGTCGATGCCGGAATGGAGCAGCTCCGTGCCGCGCGCGCGAGCGTCGACGACGCCCGACAGGGCACGCGAGACCTCGCGCTGCGTTTCCGCTCTGTTCCTCTGGGCGATGAGATCGCGAACGCGCGCGACCTGCTCCGCGCCGCCGGACTCGATGTCGAGGCGATCATCCCCGCGGATGCCGACGAAGCTCCCGCCGCGGCCCTGGGCCCGGTGATCCGGGAGACCACCACGAACGTGCTCCGTCACGGTGGCGGCCACCGCGCACGGCTCGTGCTCGCGCGGACGGGAGACGCGTGGCGGTACACGATCTCGAATGATGCGATCGGCGCTGCGCCGCAGGATGCCGCAGGCTCCGGACTCGACGGCATCCGACGCCGTATCGATGAAGCGCACGGCGCGCTCGAGGTGCGACGCGACGCCGAGGAGTTCACGGTCACGGTGAGGGTTCCTGCGCACACGGAGGAGACGCGATGATCCGGGTGCTGCTCGCCGACGACGAGGCCATGATCCGCTCAGCGCTCGCCGCGTTGCTGCGCCTCGAAGACGACATCGAGGTCATCGCGGAGTGCGAGGACGGGGAGCAGGCGGTCGCGGAGGCGCTCCGGCTGCATCCCGATGTCTGTCTGCTCGACCTGGAGATGCCCGGGCTCGACGGGGTGCAGGTCTCCGAACGTCTGCACAGGTCGATCGCGACGCGCTGCATCGTCGTGACCCGTCATGCCCGACCGGGCGTGCTGCGTCGGGCGCTGGCATCCGGCGTCGCGGGGTTCCTGCCCAAGTCCCGCGGCGCCGATGAGGTGGCAGCCGTCATCCGCCGCGTCGCCGCCGGCGCGCGCTACGTCGATCCCGAGGTCGCCGCCGATGCCCTGAGCGACGAGCGTTCACCGCTGACGGATCGCGAACTCGACGTGCTGCGCGCCGGACGACGCGGGGAGACCACGGGTCAGATCGCCCGCGCACTCGCCCTGGCGCCGGGCACCGTGCGCAACCACATCTCGGCGATCCTCGGCAAGCTCTCGGTCGGCACGCGCCAGCAGGCGGTGCTGATCGCCGAGGAGCGCGGCTGGATCTGATCGATGGTGCGGCGGCGGTGTCGCCGCACCGGGGTAGCCTCATCGCATGAGCGCGTTCGGATCACTGTCGACCCCGGTGGGTGTGGTCGGCGTCGTGAGCGACGGCTCCGCGATCACGCGGGTCACCTGGCGATCCGATGCCCCCGAGGGCGTCGCCCCGGCGCCGGATGCGCTGGTCGAGGAGGCACTCGCCCAACTGCGCGCGTACTTCGATGGGCGGTTGCGCACCTTCGACGTGCCGATCGACCTCGGTGACCAGACCGTCGCCACCCGCGCGGTGCTGATGGCGCTGTACGAGACGGTCGGCCACGGCGAGACCATCACCTACGGCGGTCTGGCGGCGCGCAGCGGCACGACGGTGCCGGCGCGGGGGATCGGTTCGATCATGGGCGCGAACCCGGTGCCGCTGATCGTGCCGTGCCATCGCGTGGTCGCCGGCGACGGGCTGGGTGGATACTCCGGAGGCGACCCCGGCGAAGGACTCGTGACCAAGCGGTGGCTGCTCGAGCACGAGGGCGCGCTGCCGACGTCTCTGTTCTGAGCGCGGCGGCATCCGTCATCCCGTCATCGGGCGTCGGCCCGGCCTGAGAGAATGGACACGCCGAGTCCCGAGCCGAGGAGCCAACGTGCAGTTCATCTCCACCCGCGGCGGTATGCAGCCGCAGCCGTTCAGCGAGACGCTGTTGGAGGGCCTCGCGCCCGATGGGGGGCTCGCCGTTCCCGAGGTGATGCCGACCGTCAGCCCCGAGACGCTCGAGCGCTGGCGGGCGCTGACCTACCCGCAGCTCGCGACCGAAGTGCTCGGACTCTTCGCGACCGACATCCCCCGCGAAGACCTCGCGCGCATGACGGATGCGGCCTACGCCGCGTTCCCCGAGAGTGTCGTCCCGCTGCGCGCGATCGGCGACGGTCTCACACTCGTCGGACTGTCCGAGGGGCCGACCCTGGCGTTCAAGGACATGGCGATGCAGTTCCTCGGTCAGGTGATCGAGTACGCGCTGGAGCGCAAGGGGTCGGTGCTCAACATCCTCGGCGCCACCTCCGGTGACACCGGTTCGGCGGCCGAGCACGCGCTGCGCGGCAAGGAGCGCATCTCGGTCTTCATGCTCTCGCCGCAGGGGCGCATGAGCGCGTTCCAGCGGGCGCAGATGTTCTCGCTCGACGACGCCAACGTGCACAACATCGCGGTCGAGGGCGTCTTCGACGACTGCCAGAACCTGGTCAAGCACCTGGCCGGCGACCTCGAGTTCAAGCGGTCGCAGAACCTGGGCGCGGTGAACTCCATCAACCTCGCCCGCATCACGGCGCAGACCGTCTACTACTTCTGGGCCTGGCTGCGGGCGACGGATGCGCATGGCGCGACCGAGGTGTCCTTCACGGTGCCGTCCGGCAACTTCGGGAACATCCTCTCCGGCTTCTTCGCGAAGCAGATGGGCCTGCCGATCCGTCGTCTCGTGCTCGCCGCGAACGAGAACAACGTGCTCGACGAGTTCTTCCGCACGGGCGTCTACCGTCCGCGCAGCGCTGCGCAGACCCTCGCCACCTCCAGTCCCTCGATGGACATCTCGAAGGCCTCGAACCTCGAGCGCTTCATCTTCGAGCTCGTCGAGCGTGACCCCGAGCGCGTCGTCGGAGCCTGGCGGGAGCTCGACGAGCAGGGCTTCTTCGACTTCAGCGACCAGCAGCCCCGTTTCGCCGAGGAGTTCGGCATCGTCAGCGGCACCAGCACGCACGCTGACCGCCTCGCGACCATCCGCTCGGTGCACGAGTCCTCGGGCGAGATCATCGACCCGCATACGGCCGACGGCGTGAAGGTCGCGCGCGAGCATGTCGAGGACGGCGTGCCGATGCTCGTGCTCGAGACCGCGAAGCCCGAGAAGTTCGCCGAGACGATCCTCGAGGCGATCGGCATCGAGCTCGACTACTCGCCGGAGCTTCAGCAGATGCTCGATGCGCCCCAGCACGTGACCGAGATGGCTGACGACGAGCACGCGCTGCGCTCGTTCATCGCCGCCCACGCGTTGCGCTGAATCCGACGCCTCGCACTCGCGACGAGACCCCGTTCTGCTGACATCAGCGGACCGGGGTCTCGTCCGTTCTGCGCGCTCGCGTCAGTCGCGGGTCACTCGGGGTCGCCGTGCAGCATCCACGGGATGCCGAAGCGATCCACCAGCATGCCGAAGGTCCCGCCCCACGGCGGAACGTCGAGCGGCATCGTGATGGTGCCGCCGTCGGCGAGCCCGTCCCAGACCTCCTGGGTCCTGGCCTGCGTGTTGCCGCTCAGCGACACCGAGAACCCCTGAGGGATCTCATAGGGCATGCCGTCGGGAGAGTCCGAGCCCATCAGCACGAGGCCGTCCGGGGTGGTGAGCTGTGCGTGCATCACCAGGTCCTTCTGGCTCGGATCCTGGACCATGTCGGGGAAGTCGCCGAACACGGAGATGTCCAGTTCCCCGCCGAGCACGCGCTGATAGAACTCCATCGCCTGGCGTGCTTCTGTGCGGAAGGAGAGATACGGATTGAGGTTGGCCATGAGAACTCCCGGGATGAGTGGCGGGTCGTGTCCGACCCGATTCACGCCCAGTCTGCGACGGCCGTCGCCCCTCCACAAGACCGATCGCGCGAAGTCCCCTAGGTCGACCGGGGGAGCGCTCTGACTGCGGCGGTGAGCACCTGCGGGACCGTCGGCACGCCCTCGGCGCGGAACACCTGGGCCCCGCTGCCGTCGCGGATGATCACGGTCGGGGTGAAACGGATGTCGAGCGCCTCGGCGGCGTCAGGATCGTGTGCGACATCGATCTCGGTGACGGTCGCGTCCGGCAGGAAGCGCACGGCCTCAGCCAGCACTGCACGCGTGCGCGAGCACGCCCCGCAGAACGCGGAGGTGACCAGCGTCAGTTCCATCGAAGCCTCCTCGGGTCGCGTGTCTTCCCTCGGATGCAACAGAGGAGCAGTCGGTGGTGTTCCCCGCCTCAGAATGCCGTGCGCTTGACGAGACCTCGGTTCGTGCGGATGTGCTCGTAGTCCCATTGGATGTCGCGCCCGGCGGCCAGCCAGGCGGCGAGAGCTTCGGTGTCGATCTCGGAGACGTCGTCGTAGCGCACCTCTGCGGCCTGGAAGGTGCCGGACGCGGTGAGGCCGGGGAGTCCGAACGACTGGGCGCTCCAGAACATCAGGCGCACGGCGTCCTTCAGCCGGTGGTAGCCCACGATCGGATTGCCGTCGAGGAACCAGACCGGGTGCGCATGCCAGACCTTGCTCGCCGCCTCGGGGAGCGCCAGTTCGATCTGGGTGGCGAGCACCGCACAGATCTCCTGATCCGAGGGGGAGAGCTTGCGGTGGTAGTCGTCGATCTCGGCGGGACGCGTCATGAACCGAGTATGTCGCTCTGCCCCGCGGAACGCGAGGGTCAGTCGCGCACGGGACTCGCACGCGGATGCAGCAGCCCGGATGCCGCTCCGAGTGCCGCCCCGACGATGGTGTCGATGATCCGCTCGAGAGCCACGTCCAGTGAGCCGATGCTGCCGGTCGCAGCGCCGGTCAACAGCAGCACCAGCGGAGTGATGAACACGAGAGCGAGAGCGTAGTGGCGCACGACGACGAGCTCGATCGTGAACTGCAGCGCGCCGAGGAGCAGGGCCAGCCACAGCCCGTTCGGATGCAGGAGCGAGAGGAGCACGTACACCCCGGCGCCGACGACGGTTCCGAGCATGCGATGCAGTCCGCGCTGGAACGCTGCTCGCCGAGCGGCCGCGACACCGATCACCGCGATCGCCGAGCCGACGATCCAGTATGTGCGCTCCGGGTCGATCACGAGGCCGAGCAGTACCCCGAGCACCGCGACGATGGCGACACGCAGCAGCAGCAGGCGGGAGTCCGCGGTCAACGCAGGGCCGGGGAGGAGCACCCGCAGGGCGCGCGCATCCACCGCCCGCGTGCGGGGCAGCAACAGCGGTGTCATCGCCACCAGGTACGAGAAGACGCACCCTGCCGCCAGCGCGGCCACGTACACGACCGGCGATATCGATCC
This window harbors:
- a CDS encoding glutaredoxin family protein, whose protein sequence is MELTLVTSAFCGACSRTRAVLAEAVRFLPDATVTEIDVAHDPDAAEALDIRFTPTVIIRDGSGAQVFRAEGVPTVPQVLTAAVRALPRST
- a CDS encoding VOC family protein, whose protein sequence is MANLNPYLSFRTEARQAMEFYQRVLGGELDISVFGDFPDMVQDPSQKDLVMHAQLTTPDGLVLMGSDSPDGMPYEIPQGFSVSLSGNTQARTQEVWDGLADGGTITMPLDVPPWGGTFGMLVDRFGIPWMLHGDPE
- a CDS encoding DUF1801 domain-containing protein; translation: MTRPAEIDDYHRKLSPSDQEICAVLATQIELALPEAASKVWHAHPVWFLDGNPIVGYHRLKDAVRLMFWSAQSFGLPGLTASGTFQAAEVRYDDVSEIDTEALAAWLAAGRDIQWDYEHIRTNRGLVKRTAF
- a CDS encoding sensor histidine kinase; its protein translation is MSSPDAPLDPAAPTPGARQLSRGVTATWWYTATAVIAFELALIGLWTGVAVAVDLRAFVGIVVGGGGLLWIASTIPLLVDYRHRLDAEPGVRWARLIVPLLVALAYGIAAGVVAGSWQLMLMPIAQSLVLLNWPRGVRYRVVIAMTVALACVAVVDSNFDVSDEIPLLFPVVYTVLLPIMTVSSLWWWDVLITLDRARASEARLAATQERLRVATDVHDLQGHHLQVVALQLELAERLMPQDVDAGMEQLRAARASVDDARQGTRDLALRFRSVPLGDEIANARDLLRAAGLDVEAIIPADADEAPAAALGPVIRETTTNVLRHGGGHRARLVLARTGDAWRYTISNDAIGAAPQDAAGSGLDGIRRRIDEAHGALEVRRDAEEFTVTVRVPAHTEETR
- the thrC gene encoding threonine synthase encodes the protein MQFISTRGGMQPQPFSETLLEGLAPDGGLAVPEVMPTVSPETLERWRALTYPQLATEVLGLFATDIPREDLARMTDAAYAAFPESVVPLRAIGDGLTLVGLSEGPTLAFKDMAMQFLGQVIEYALERKGSVLNILGATSGDTGSAAEHALRGKERISVFMLSPQGRMSAFQRAQMFSLDDANVHNIAVEGVFDDCQNLVKHLAGDLEFKRSQNLGAVNSINLARITAQTVYYFWAWLRATDAHGATEVSFTVPSGNFGNILSGFFAKQMGLPIRRLVLAANENNVLDEFFRTGVYRPRSAAQTLATSSPSMDISKASNLERFIFELVERDPERVVGAWRELDEQGFFDFSDQQPRFAEEFGIVSGTSTHADRLATIRSVHESSGEIIDPHTADGVKVAREHVEDGVPMLVLETAKPEKFAETILEAIGIELDYSPELQQMLDAPQHVTEMADDEHALRSFIAAHALR
- a CDS encoding methylated-DNA--[protein]-cysteine S-methyltransferase, encoding MSAFGSLSTPVGVVGVVSDGSAITRVTWRSDAPEGVAPAPDALVEEALAQLRAYFDGRLRTFDVPIDLGDQTVATRAVLMALYETVGHGETITYGGLAARSGTTVPARGIGSIMGANPVPLIVPCHRVVAGDGLGGYSGGDPGEGLVTKRWLLEHEGALPTSLF
- a CDS encoding FUSC family protein, yielding MSLFAFAPSRGPRWPLATQAALGIAAPIAVMTLLGMAPLGYIAASGAFTVLFAGSAAVVDRARILPFVALGLILCAALGVLVSGNDWLVSIGVVLVAIASAALAFGFRLGPPGPLFFVLVFGLSAHVVGAGSISPVVYVAALAAGCVFSYLVAMTPLLLPRTRAVDARALRVLLPGPALTADSRLLLLRVAIVAVLGVLLGLVIDPERTYWIVGSAIAVIGVAAARRAAFQRGLHRMLGTVVGAGVYVLLSLLHPNGLWLALLLGALQFTIELVVVRHYALALVFITPLVLLLTGAATGSIGSLDVALERIIDTIVGAALGAASGLLHPRASPVRD
- a CDS encoding response regulator transcription factor, whose protein sequence is MIRVLLADDEAMIRSALAALLRLEDDIEVIAECEDGEQAVAEALRLHPDVCLLDLEMPGLDGVQVSERLHRSIATRCIVVTRHARPGVLRRALASGVAGFLPKSRGADEVAAVIRRVAAGARYVDPEVAADALSDERSPLTDRELDVLRAGRRGETTGQIARALALAPGTVRNHISAILGKLSVGTRQQAVLIAEERGWI